In one Dermacentor albipictus isolate Rhodes 1998 colony chromosome 4, USDA_Dalb.pri_finalv2, whole genome shotgun sequence genomic region, the following are encoded:
- the LOC135907164 gene encoding uncharacterized protein isoform X2 has protein sequence MDSAKKPGGETSMPAQAEEHTETKSRKSPRRHKPRDGKRRGTSSSDDGTGKSVDSAASQTPSSSKTGTHSSKSSDKGAPESQKPPEAAPASTAALPSHTSTTQDAPKPPEAKMQRPPPARTGPSATKVHVAPPTGERKHDRAFLATVVTTALIMIGVALALVGIMLGATPPDVQHVCPPPDKPLAEDTVLLATKGGRLVGRTVTVDGVALTRFLGVPFAHGTAGLRRFLVPLPMGPPQDPCAVHEHLEPRPPCVQWSNGSVIGSEDCLHVNVWMPAATTGGNGTGGGRALVVAVSGSWFETGSNDDPDWPQLAAKGNVVVMAPNHRQGVLGFLHPSPVAGVVQDPAVDDVVYAVQWALDNAKFFGADSKQLVLVGRGSGAYLLSMASSCMPNGTALRAFYHGMVYGSPLPLNPRHGNASTSEALLDFTLNVFNVPSLVQSFLKSQFNIASMENFVLLLPCWTLRAATAAVEGYHYLFDSATASGLLHPPVGIPQLAQFVSLGTAPPLADNSPWLPLSELRKTRFIGKDGHENLTNLDNDCKI, from the exons GAGCGTCGACTCTGCCGCGTCGCAGACGCCGAGCTCCAGCAAGACTGGGACGCACTCGAGCAAAAGCTCAGACAAGGGGGCGCCAGAATCTCAAAAGCCTCCAGAAGCGGCCCCTGCTTCCACCGCGGCGCTGCCGTCCCACACCTCTACCACACAGGATGCACCGAAGCCTCCCGAGGCTAAA ATGCAGCGTCCTCCTCCAGCGAGAACTGGGCCATCGGCGACAAAAGTTCACGTTGCCCCGCCAACCGGCGAAAGAAAACACGATAG GGCATTCCTGGCGACTGTGGTGACCACCGCCTTGATCATGATTGGTGTCGCACTGGCGCTGGTGGGTATCATGCTCGGGGCGACACCGCCGGACGTCCAACACGTTTGCCCGCCACCCGACAAGCCTCTCGCTGAGGACACCGTTCTG CTGGCTACGAAGGGAGGTCGTCTAGTCGGCCGCACGGTGACCGTGGACGGCGTGGCCCTTACGCGCTTCTTGGGCGTCCCGTTCGCCCACGGCACGGCGGGCCTTCGCCGATTCTTGGTGCCGCTGCCTATGGGTCCCCCTCAGGACCCGTGCGCGGTTCACGAACACCTCGAGCCGCGGCCTCCTTGCGTCCAGTGGAGCAACGGCAGCGTGATCGGCTCCGAGGACTGCCTGCACGTGAACGTATGGATGCCCGCGGCCACGACCGGAGGCAACGGCACTGGCGGAGGACGGGCCTTGGTGGTGGCGGTCTCCGGAAGCTGGTTCGAGACGGGCTCCAACGACGACCCCGATTGGCCACAACTGGCTGCCAAGG GAAACGTGGTCGTCATGGCGCCCAACCATCGGCAAGGCGTGTTGGGATTTCTGCACCCGTCTCCGGTTGCCGGCGTGGTTCAAGACCCGGCCGTCGATGACGTCGTGTATGCCGTGCAGTGGGCGCTCGACAACGCCAAGTTCTTCGGCGCCGACTCAAAGCAACTGGTGCTGGTAGGGCGTGGGTCTGGTGCCTACCTGCTGTCGATGGCCTCCAGCTGCATGCCCAATGGTACGGCTCTCCGGGCATTCTACCATGGCATGGTCTATGGATCACCGCTCCCACTCAATCCG CGCCACGGAAATGCTTCCACGTCGGAGGCACTTCTCGACTTCACGCTGAACGTGTTCAACGTGCCGAGCTTGGTGCAGTCGTTTCTCAAGAGCCAGTTCAACATTGCCAGCATGGAAAATTTCGTGCTCCTACTTCCGTGCTGGACGCTGCGCGCAGCCACAGCTGCGGTCGAGGGCTACCACTACCTCTTCGACTCGGCCACGGCCAGCGGGCTCCTGCATCCGCCCGTGGGTATCCCACAGTTGGCGCAGTTCGTCAGCCTCGG CACTGCGCCCCCGCTGGCCGACAACAGTCCATGGCTACCTCTGAGCGAGCTCCGCAAGACGCGCTTCATCGGCAAGGACGGTCACGAGAACTTGACCAACTTGGACAACGATTGCAAGATTTAA
- the LOC135907164 gene encoding uncharacterized protein isoform X1, with amino-acid sequence MDSAKKPGGETSMPAQAEEHTETKSRKSPRRHKPRDGKRRGTSSSDDGTGKSVDSAASQTPSSSKTGTHSSKSSDKGAPESQKPPEAAPASTAALPSHTSTTQDAPKPPEAKMQRPPPARTGPSATKVHVAPPTGERKHDRAFLATVVTTALIMIGVALALVGIMLGATPPDVQHVCPPPDKPLAEDTVLLATKGGRLVGRTVTVDGVALTRFLGVPFAHGTAGLRRFLVPLPMGPPQDPCAVHEHLEPRPPCVQWSNGSVIGSEDCLHVNVWMPAATTGGNGTGGGRALVVAVSGSWFETGSNDDPDWPQLAAKGNVVVMAPNHRQGVLGFLHPSPVAGVVQDPAVDDVVYAVQWALDNAKFFGADSKQLVLVGRGSGAYLLSMASSCMPNGTALRAFYHGMVYGSPLPLNPSDKNEPYRSLASALGCNGTADKGANVSAWLPCFRAATADRLVSAARSFSEWPLRFAPRVDVRLLRTKPAARTRTVIAGLDVAYLRDFFAKRIVPLAERHGNASTSEALLDFTLNVFNVPSLVQSFLKSQFNIASMENFVLLLPCWTLRAATAAVEGYHYLFDSATASGLLHPPVGIPQLAQFVSLGTAPPLADNSPWLPLSELRKTRFIGKDGHENLTNLDNDCKI; translated from the exons GAGCGTCGACTCTGCCGCGTCGCAGACGCCGAGCTCCAGCAAGACTGGGACGCACTCGAGCAAAAGCTCAGACAAGGGGGCGCCAGAATCTCAAAAGCCTCCAGAAGCGGCCCCTGCTTCCACCGCGGCGCTGCCGTCCCACACCTCTACCACACAGGATGCACCGAAGCCTCCCGAGGCTAAA ATGCAGCGTCCTCCTCCAGCGAGAACTGGGCCATCGGCGACAAAAGTTCACGTTGCCCCGCCAACCGGCGAAAGAAAACACGATAG GGCATTCCTGGCGACTGTGGTGACCACCGCCTTGATCATGATTGGTGTCGCACTGGCGCTGGTGGGTATCATGCTCGGGGCGACACCGCCGGACGTCCAACACGTTTGCCCGCCACCCGACAAGCCTCTCGCTGAGGACACCGTTCTG CTGGCTACGAAGGGAGGTCGTCTAGTCGGCCGCACGGTGACCGTGGACGGCGTGGCCCTTACGCGCTTCTTGGGCGTCCCGTTCGCCCACGGCACGGCGGGCCTTCGCCGATTCTTGGTGCCGCTGCCTATGGGTCCCCCTCAGGACCCGTGCGCGGTTCACGAACACCTCGAGCCGCGGCCTCCTTGCGTCCAGTGGAGCAACGGCAGCGTGATCGGCTCCGAGGACTGCCTGCACGTGAACGTATGGATGCCCGCGGCCACGACCGGAGGCAACGGCACTGGCGGAGGACGGGCCTTGGTGGTGGCGGTCTCCGGAAGCTGGTTCGAGACGGGCTCCAACGACGACCCCGATTGGCCACAACTGGCTGCCAAGG GAAACGTGGTCGTCATGGCGCCCAACCATCGGCAAGGCGTGTTGGGATTTCTGCACCCGTCTCCGGTTGCCGGCGTGGTTCAAGACCCGGCCGTCGATGACGTCGTGTATGCCGTGCAGTGGGCGCTCGACAACGCCAAGTTCTTCGGCGCCGACTCAAAGCAACTGGTGCTGGTAGGGCGTGGGTCTGGTGCCTACCTGCTGTCGATGGCCTCCAGCTGCATGCCCAATGGTACGGCTCTCCGGGCATTCTACCATGGCATGGTCTATGGATCACCGCTCCCACTCAATCCG TCGGACAAGAACGAGCCGTACCGCAGCCTGGCTTCGGCGCTTGGCTGCAACGGCACTGCGGACAAAGGCGCGAACGTGTCGGCGTGGCTGCCCTGCTTCCGCGCCGCGACCGCCGACCGCCTGGTGAGCGCTGCGCGAAGCTTTTCCGAATGGCCGCTGCGGTTCGCGCCACGCGTCGACGTCCGGTTGCTGCGGACGAAACCCGCTGCCCGGACACGCACGGTCATCGCGGGACTGGACGTGGCCTACCTGCGGGACTTCTTCGCGAAGCGCATCGTACCGCTCGCGGAG CGCCACGGAAATGCTTCCACGTCGGAGGCACTTCTCGACTTCACGCTGAACGTGTTCAACGTGCCGAGCTTGGTGCAGTCGTTTCTCAAGAGCCAGTTCAACATTGCCAGCATGGAAAATTTCGTGCTCCTACTTCCGTGCTGGACGCTGCGCGCAGCCACAGCTGCGGTCGAGGGCTACCACTACCTCTTCGACTCGGCCACGGCCAGCGGGCTCCTGCATCCGCCCGTGGGTATCCCACAGTTGGCGCAGTTCGTCAGCCTCGG CACTGCGCCCCCGCTGGCCGACAACAGTCCATGGCTACCTCTGAGCGAGCTCCGCAAGACGCGCTTCATCGGCAAGGACGGTCACGAGAACTTGACCAACTTGGACAACGATTGCAAGATTTAA